One Trichoderma atroviride chromosome 7, complete sequence DNA segment encodes these proteins:
- a CDS encoding uncharacterized protein (EggNog:ENOG41), which produces MSSLNSRFKSFGLGKRKSVASIHSIQQPAPPTSAGTPPPAQIPQHQAPHPGQTPPPGAASSTTSLPMNHPGQGARPPSYSAGSYPQPSQGQPMGRTSPMTGQNRTPPSQMTGGPPPINTGAPTGYPPNMNPMGQMPPGMPQGGPPGFGQPTGYPPGPPPAGGTYCATVPAGQPRGRG; this is translated from the coding sequence ACGCAAGTCCGTCGCCAGCATCCACAGCATCCAACAGCCAGCGCCCCCCACCAGCGCCGGTACCCCTCCTCCCGCCCAAATACCTCAACACCAGGCACCGCATCCCGGCCAGACGCCTCCTCCAGGCGCCGCGTCGTCCACCACCAGCCTCCCGATGAACCACCCAGGCCAGGGCGCGCGTCCGCCCAGCTACTCTGCGGGAAGCTATCCGCAACCGTCTCAGGGCCAGCCCATGGGCCGCACGAGTCCCATGACCGGCCAGAACCGCACCCCGCCGTCGCAGATGACGGGAGGCCCTCCCCCGATCAACACAGGAGCTCCCACCGGATATCCGCCAAACATGAATCCCATGGGCCAGATGCCTCCGGGAATGCCTCAGGGCGGCCCTCCCGGCTTTGGCCAGCCCACGGGATACCCTCCTGGACCACCGCCTGCGGGGGGGACCTATTGCGCAACAGTTCCAGCAGGGCAACCCCGCGGCAGAGGTTGA